A section of the Calditrichota bacterium genome encodes:
- a CDS encoding T9SS type A sorting domain-containing protein, whose product MEAFGNLLTPGEPMLPAKTFMIELPENADILSVEVVPEGEFEINGEFQIRSAPLTLPMVERQALIDEAKSIYKKNKSIFEIDSFFPEKPAWMVGEGSYRNVRFVRVIFVPFAFNPIQKKLKYFPRAQIIVNYRKSTTSAPTLAKEIPNKQGGKILSFEKLRRQFASKKYPLPDGSSANYVIITTAALENTLASFVNWKQSLGYSVAIVSIEWIFDNYNGSDLAEKIRNFLIEKYSDWGLEYVLLVGDVNDVPMRICSPKANSTSENTPTDYYYADLTGDWDADNDGKFGEYGEDNPDWVPEVIVGRIPWSDAGTVENICEKLIAFEGEQGVWKKNGLLLGAMSNYANEDGKGWSKTDGAALMEIHKTLLENAGGNATTMYERAGIDSSSFPSDQGLTHNHAINEWSSGHYGIVNWWAHGSSGGAYRKYWASDDGDNVPESSAGEFNWSAIITTSDCNSLNDSYPAIIFANSCDNGYPERTSLGRTMIRRGSAGIVASSRLSWYTVGWQHQNHGGNASIDYFFFHYLIDQNDKVGDALFDSKVYYANHFMFQSWGWVCWQNLFDFNLYGDPALIWQGVQNQQQFYSISGGVYYQNGSLPIADAQVALSGGTTLSQKTTGAGTFAFSSLPGGLDYTVTVSKSGQLDETAILGFDASLAARIAMGIYANPTEEELLAADVDENGQVQLYDASLIAQFAVGIPIGGGSHVSDWVFKPSSRNFQQLSGNFADQNFTAVLIGDVDGNWEPGYFMAKVNNSKEIYPYLEDMKVAAGEEFIVPLKLAGIEEVFSFDAVIHFDNKLFQLKAVNSKIQSDQLQLFKNDNGKGVLRLTGFSPVELNGEDQAIELVFQAAEQPGASGNISVESFRLNNSIEMSAEANIRIIAKKKPLPTVFALKQNYPNPFNPTTTIAFDLPQQAKVKLVIYNALGQKIRTLLDKESPAGSHQISWDGKNEIGEKVSSGIYFYEIRAGNFRQVRKMSLLR is encoded by the coding sequence ATGGAAGCTTTTGGCAATCTACTCACACCGGGCGAGCCGATGCTTCCTGCGAAGACTTTTATGATCGAGTTGCCTGAAAATGCCGACATTTTGTCGGTGGAAGTCGTTCCGGAGGGAGAGTTTGAAATCAATGGTGAGTTTCAAATTCGGTCAGCGCCATTGACTTTGCCCATGGTAGAAAGACAAGCCTTGATTGACGAAGCAAAATCAATTTATAAAAAAAATAAATCCATTTTTGAAATAGATTCTTTTTTTCCTGAAAAACCCGCCTGGATGGTCGGAGAAGGTAGTTATCGAAATGTGAGGTTTGTGCGAGTGATATTTGTGCCATTCGCTTTCAATCCGATTCAAAAAAAGTTAAAATATTTTCCTCGTGCACAAATCATCGTCAATTACAGAAAATCAACGACCTCGGCGCCGACCCTTGCAAAAGAGATCCCAAATAAGCAAGGTGGCAAAATTCTGTCATTCGAAAAATTGCGTCGCCAGTTTGCGTCCAAAAAGTATCCTCTCCCCGACGGTAGTTCAGCGAATTATGTAATAATAACAACGGCGGCACTGGAGAATACTTTGGCTTCTTTTGTCAATTGGAAGCAGAGTCTGGGCTATTCTGTGGCTATTGTTTCAATAGAATGGATTTTTGACAATTACAACGGCAGTGACCTGGCAGAGAAAATCAGAAATTTTTTAATTGAAAAATATAGTGACTGGGGCCTTGAATACGTGCTTTTGGTTGGGGATGTCAACGACGTCCCCATGCGTATCTGCTCGCCGAAAGCAAATTCCACGAGCGAAAATACGCCGACTGACTACTACTACGCTGATTTAACCGGTGACTGGGATGCGGATAATGACGGCAAATTTGGCGAGTACGGAGAAGACAATCCGGACTGGGTGCCGGAAGTGATTGTCGGGCGCATTCCCTGGAGCGATGCCGGCACAGTAGAAAATATTTGTGAAAAATTAATCGCCTTTGAAGGCGAGCAAGGTGTCTGGAAAAAGAACGGACTTTTGTTGGGCGCGATGAGCAATTACGCCAATGAAGACGGCAAAGGCTGGTCCAAAACCGATGGGGCAGCACTGATGGAAATCCACAAAACTTTGCTGGAGAACGCAGGCGGAAACGCCACAACAATGTACGAGCGCGCCGGAATAGATTCCAGCAGTTTTCCCTCAGATCAGGGTCTGACGCACAATCACGCGATCAATGAATGGAGTTCCGGGCACTACGGCATTGTTAACTGGTGGGCTCATGGCAGTTCCGGTGGCGCTTATCGCAAATATTGGGCGTCTGACGACGGAGACAATGTTCCCGAATCCAGCGCCGGCGAGTTTAACTGGAGCGCGATAATCACGACTTCGGATTGCAATTCTTTGAATGATTCGTATCCGGCGATCATTTTTGCTAATTCGTGCGACAACGGATATCCGGAAAGAACCAGTCTCGGCAGAACAATGATCAGACGCGGCTCTGCCGGAATTGTTGCTTCCAGTCGCTTGTCGTGGTACACCGTTGGCTGGCAGCATCAAAATCATGGCGGGAATGCGTCGATTGATTACTTCTTTTTCCACTATTTGATTGATCAAAATGACAAAGTCGGCGATGCTCTTTTCGATTCAAAAGTTTATTACGCCAATCATTTTATGTTCCAGTCATGGGGCTGGGTTTGCTGGCAAAATTTATTCGATTTCAATCTTTACGGCGACCCGGCGCTAATTTGGCAGGGAGTGCAAAATCAGCAGCAATTTTACTCAATTTCCGGTGGCGTTTACTACCAAAATGGCAGTTTGCCCATTGCAGACGCTCAGGTTGCATTATCCGGCGGGACGACTTTGTCACAAAAGACAACGGGCGCGGGCACGTTTGCATTTTCTTCGCTCCCCGGCGGCCTTGATTACACAGTAACCGTTTCCAAATCGGGTCAGCTTGACGAAACAGCGATTTTAGGATTTGACGCTTCGCTCGCGGCTCGCATTGCCATGGGGATTTACGCCAATCCCACTGAAGAAGAACTGCTGGCAGCCGATGTGGACGAAAACGGCCAAGTGCAGCTCTACGACGCTTCTCTGATTGCGCAGTTTGCCGTAGGCATTCCTATTGGGGGAGGCTCTCATGTGAGTGACTGGGTTTTCAAGCCCTCGAGCAGAAATTTCCAGCAGCTCAGTGGCAATTTTGCCGATCAAAATTTCACTGCCGTTCTCATCGGCGACGTGGACGGAAATTGGGAGCCTGGCTATTTCATGGCAAAAGTGAACAACTCAAAAGAAATTTATCCCTATCTGGAAGACATGAAAGTTGCAGCGGGAGAAGAATTTATTGTGCCGTTGAAATTGGCCGGAATCGAGGAAGTATTCTCATTTGACGCAGTGATTCATTTTGACAACAAATTATTTCAGCTCAAAGCAGTCAATTCCAAAATTCAATCGGATCAATTACAGCTTTTCAAAAATGACAACGGAAAAGGGGTATTGCGCCTCACGGGTTTTTCACCGGTCGAACTGAATGGGGAAGACCAAGCCATCGAGCTCGTTTTTCAAGCAGCGGAACAACCGGGCGCATCGGGAAATATTTCCGTGGAAAGTTTTCGCCTCAACAATTCTATCGAAATGAGTGCCGAGGCAAATATTCGCATTATCGCCAAAAAGAAACCACTGCCGACAGTTTTTGCTTTGAAGCAGAACTATCCCAATCCTTTCAATCCGACAACGACGATTGCTTTTGATTTGCCGCAGCAAGCAAAAGTAAAACTGGTCATTTACAATGCGCTGGGGCAGAAAATTCGCACGCTTTTGGATAAAGAAAGTCCTGCCGGAAGTCATCAAATTTCCTGGGACGGAAAAAACGAGATCGGGGAGAAGGTTTCTTCCGGTATTTATTTCTACGAGATTCGCGCGGGTAATTTCAGGCAAGTGAGGAAGATGTCACTGTTGAGATGA
- a CDS encoding DUF2817 domain-containing protein: MRFRLLVFVVIHFCAAFSLFGQSRELQIYRVCVTDVQQIETLRQFNFAVAGTNFGRWVDLICSDAEAKLMQEKGLSVEKISSLQPQESEGAALDGFHNYAETREFLHQIARDYPAITRLDSLGASVQNRGLWALKISDNPDADEDEPCLLIEGCIHGNENHALEVCLYFIQYMVENYGVNPEVTHWVENREIWVVPLVNPDGHEAQRRYNANNVDLNRNFGYWWGFTASRYGSAPFSEPETQAIRDLALRIKPYGSLAFHTSGRVILYPWAYRSTPVAPDDALFQETARELVDSINVVDPSIQYDFRRSGTWYWHGGEHNDWMYSQYGMLSFTIELMTSQSAPPSEHENEVVLPAFRVMLRRPERAGITGKIVAAATGLPLSATFKIDEIFDAEQLVPRVSDSLTGRFIRFLPQGNFTFETHVPGYTKFVKPITIAANDTIRVLEVFLEKGADLALKNSMTYDSGEGSIFPNGILNRGEIAQLNLKIENIGSLASEQVLGTLTSESQDLTLIENDLSFGTVAAGEEKFATSPITVSVSDQALPGQKIPLELQLRDLAGNQWTLSFALRVQGFFDDMEKEGRDQWTHHTFGDSPNSHDDWQYGIPGGESGDPGFAHSPQFVWGNDLGSGSWNGAYQNNQHNYLQMRPLNCRGWQNVYLQFYRWLRINSGDEAYITVNGQIVWTNYRNEIKDRNWNFQLVDISSVAADLDSVVIQFCLQSNNSGASGGWTIDDVMVDEQILLLVKPNQVAVAPEKYQLLPNYPNPFHDVTQIHFSLSKPVLVDLAVFNVLGQSVKTIVSSKLPAGNYLFPWNGTDDRNHAVSTGVYLIQLKVGQQVFSNKIMHVRDE, from the coding sequence ATGAGGTTCCGGTTACTTGTCTTCGTTGTCATTCACTTTTGTGCTGCTTTTTCTTTGTTCGGTCAATCCCGCGAGTTACAAATTTACCGTGTTTGCGTTACGGATGTGCAACAAATCGAGACATTGCGTCAGTTCAATTTTGCAGTGGCAGGTACAAATTTCGGCCGCTGGGTGGATTTGATCTGTTCGGACGCTGAAGCAAAACTGATGCAAGAAAAAGGATTGTCCGTTGAAAAAATCAGCTCGCTGCAACCACAGGAATCAGAAGGCGCAGCGTTGGATGGATTTCACAATTACGCTGAAACCAGAGAATTTCTTCACCAAATCGCGCGCGACTATCCTGCCATTACGCGACTGGATTCATTGGGTGCTTCCGTGCAAAATCGCGGCCTGTGGGCGCTGAAAATCTCCGACAATCCCGACGCAGATGAAGACGAACCCTGTTTGCTCATCGAAGGCTGCATCCACGGAAACGAAAATCATGCGCTGGAAGTTTGTCTTTATTTTATTCAATACATGGTAGAAAATTACGGCGTCAATCCTGAAGTCACCCATTGGGTGGAAAACAGAGAAATCTGGGTCGTTCCGCTGGTAAATCCGGACGGTCACGAAGCGCAGCGCCGCTATAATGCCAATAACGTGGATTTGAATCGCAATTTCGGCTATTGGTGGGGATTTACTGCTTCGCGTTACGGGTCGGCGCCTTTTTCCGAGCCGGAAACTCAGGCCATTCGAGACCTTGCCCTGCGCATCAAACCTTACGGCTCGCTGGCGTTTCACACTTCCGGCAGAGTAATTTTGTATCCCTGGGCTTACAGATCAACTCCTGTTGCGCCGGACGATGCTTTGTTTCAGGAAACTGCCAGGGAATTAGTTGATTCCATCAATGTTGTTGATCCCAGTATTCAGTACGATTTTCGCCGGTCAGGGACGTGGTACTGGCATGGCGGCGAACACAACGATTGGATGTATTCGCAGTACGGCATGCTCTCTTTTACCATCGAACTCATGACCAGCCAATCCGCGCCGCCTTCGGAGCATGAAAATGAGGTTGTTTTGCCGGCGTTCCGCGTCATGCTTCGCCGGCCCGAGCGAGCAGGCATTACCGGAAAAATCGTCGCTGCTGCGACGGGCTTGCCGCTCTCGGCGACGTTCAAAATAGACGAAATATTCGACGCGGAACAGTTAGTTCCTCGCGTCAGCGATTCGCTCACTGGTAGATTCATTCGTTTTTTGCCTCAAGGAAATTTTACTTTCGAGACGCACGTTCCTGGTTACACAAAATTTGTGAAACCAATTACTATTGCCGCCAATGATACCATACGCGTTCTCGAGGTATTTCTTGAAAAAGGCGCTGATTTGGCATTGAAAAATAGCATGACTTACGACAGCGGGGAAGGTTCTATTTTTCCCAACGGCATTCTCAACCGCGGAGAAATAGCTCAATTGAATTTGAAAATAGAAAATATTGGATCCCTTGCTTCAGAACAAGTTCTGGGGACTTTGACGAGTGAGTCCCAGGATTTGACGTTGATCGAAAATGATCTTTCGTTTGGTACAGTAGCCGCCGGGGAAGAAAAATTCGCTACATCGCCGATAACGGTATCGGTCTCTGACCAGGCTTTACCCGGGCAGAAAATTCCGCTTGAGCTGCAACTTCGCGATCTGGCAGGAAATCAGTGGACGCTTTCTTTTGCCCTACGTGTACAGGGCTTTTTTGACGATATGGAAAAAGAAGGCCGCGATCAGTGGACGCACCACACTTTTGGCGACTCGCCGAATTCACACGACGACTGGCAGTACGGAATTCCCGGCGGCGAAAGCGGCGATCCCGGATTTGCTCATTCGCCGCAATTTGTCTGGGGAAACGATTTGGGCTCCGGGAGTTGGAACGGCGCTTACCAGAATAATCAGCACAACTATTTGCAAATGCGACCGCTCAATTGCCGTGGCTGGCAAAATGTTTATTTGCAATTTTATCGTTGGCTCAGAATCAATAGCGGTGACGAAGCTTACATTACTGTAAATGGTCAAATTGTCTGGACAAATTATCGCAATGAAATCAAAGATCGGAATTGGAATTTTCAGCTCGTTGATATTTCCTCTGTCGCTGCGGATTTGGACAGCGTTGTGATTCAATTTTGCCTGCAATCTAACAATTCCGGCGCCAGCGGCGGCTGGACGATTGACGACGTCATGGTTGACGAGCAAATTCTGCTTTTAGTGAAACCAAACCAGGTAGCGGTTGCGCCTGAAAAGTATCAACTTTTGCCAAATTACCCGAATCCATTTCACGATGTGACGCAAATTCATTTTTCGCTCTCAAAGCCGGTGTTGGTTGATCTCGCGGTATTTAATGTTTTGGGACAGAGTGTGAAAACTATTGTGTCGAGCAAATTGCCGGCGGGAAATTACCTTTTTCCCTGGAACGGCACGGATGACAGAAATCATGCCGTGAGCACGGGTGTCTATCTCATCCAGCTAAAAGTCGGCCAGCAGGTGTTTTCCAACAAAATTATGCATGTGCGCGATGAATAA
- a CDS encoding T9SS type A sorting domain-containing protein: MRKQKHFSWFSLVVILIMIHMLGFASSGRCQLSVVSMSPADGETKVDSVVTFEISFSAALDTSARFPMPGDFFLDLLIPEDSLLSPPDSVSLSADLKTVRLHNIRLFPDTRYFFGVLAAKSQAGDSLDQPAVVTFTTGATLPTGSVSGTVTFPNGKLQGALVALFPDLFEGAPLSGAVVDPSTGAYTISYVEPGTYFPITVKDVSGDGEADMFNQGDPMGIYDPNGDTIPDSISVAEGQLISGIDMELRLPETTTARQNIELAETFATTMFPDAFLAAVGAQGFQTDGSAILWMYFYMSPSEQKGISFIATSVISVWGVEEDLPPDAVALPDGWIDSDVAADTANAHGGLDFVNSHAVTEIMAQLFWIDLGKTGALSEDAPIRTKKIFGQKLTFPRQNSISAEARAVWLIDYWDQGTDDDLVILIDALSGEFIPINPPTGPPTTARFNLDAAKQAAQNWASDAQLGMVGQHQGDLTPDGKTETWFFYYFSTSLDSGKLFFLSNGQLIAERDPDWPLPTSKALPKNWIDSDAATAVAETNGGSDYRNSNSDVWVTAGVSRGFYPQLPDSAAWWIDYSSSTSDPLSILIDAVTGELIKPDTTTTEFTARYRLQDANQEAQNWASDAVLIHVGPGSPLPPDGKSSIWAYSYYSPSQNTGRIFYAMVAGPISSENLSARLPSNEALPENWIDSDVATAAAEANGGSAYRSRNPNAIMVGNTSKNMLEYYGRPSKAVWRFVYGSYSETTMFIFIDAVSGAHLSTKTDVATDARFNLEAANFCAQGFAPDAELTFVMNNTGSLDEQGRSSDSWLFSYYSSNKDDFISYQIIAGQVVFVYPFNGSPFASQDALPTNWMNSSQAVSIADAHGGSAYRGENVPVQGFLTKNFQSESYDVPAGTAVWLIQYLDTDFSVLIDAVTGEVILPSAVTSKNEQKIVPEDYSLSQNYPNPFNPETTIEYGIPRASNVEITIFNVQGEKIANVMRNFQQPGYHKIRWDGRNESGKPVASGIYLFQLKANDFTAVKKMLLLR, translated from the coding sequence ATGAGGAAGCAAAAACATTTTTCCTGGTTCTCCTTGGTGGTGATTTTGATAATGATTCACATGCTGGGATTTGCTTCATCCGGACGATGCCAACTTTCAGTTGTTTCTATGTCCCCCGCTGATGGCGAAACAAAAGTCGATAGCGTCGTGACTTTTGAAATTAGCTTTAGCGCCGCTCTCGATACCTCCGCCCGTTTCCCCATGCCCGGAGATTTCTTTCTCGATCTATTAATTCCCGAAGACAGCCTGCTGTCTCCGCCGGATAGCGTCAGTCTCAGCGCCGACTTGAAAACTGTCCGGCTCCATAATATTAGATTATTTCCTGATACGAGATATTTTTTTGGCGTATTAGCGGCAAAAAGTCAGGCTGGCGATTCGCTGGATCAGCCGGCGGTGGTCACCTTTACTACCGGCGCAACACTTCCCACCGGCTCTGTTTCCGGCACGGTAACTTTTCCTAACGGCAAGTTACAAGGCGCGTTGGTCGCGCTGTTTCCGGATTTATTTGAAGGCGCGCCGCTGTCGGGCGCAGTTGTCGATCCGTCCACCGGCGCGTACACGATTTCTTACGTGGAGCCGGGAACGTATTTCCCGATCACCGTCAAGGATGTCTCCGGCGACGGCGAAGCCGACATGTTCAATCAAGGCGATCCGATGGGAATTTACGATCCGAATGGTGACACAATCCCGGACAGTATTTCCGTTGCGGAAGGCCAGCTAATATCCGGAATTGATATGGAGCTGCGCCTCCCAGAAACTACGACCGCTCGACAAAATATTGAACTGGCTGAAACCTTTGCGACCACAATGTTTCCCGATGCGTTTTTAGCCGCAGTTGGCGCCCAGGGCTTTCAGACCGATGGCAGTGCGATTCTCTGGATGTATTTTTATATGTCGCCTTCCGAGCAAAAAGGAATTAGTTTCATTGCCACAAGCGTTATCTCTGTCTGGGGAGTCGAGGAAGACTTGCCTCCGGATGCGGTTGCTTTACCCGATGGCTGGATTGACAGCGATGTTGCGGCAGATACAGCAAACGCTCATGGCGGACTTGATTTTGTTAATAGTCATGCTGTAACTGAAATTATGGCGCAATTATTCTGGATCGATTTGGGCAAAACCGGTGCTTTGAGTGAAGATGCGCCAATCCGGACAAAAAAAATATTCGGACAAAAACTTACATTTCCCAGACAGAATTCGATTAGCGCTGAGGCAAGGGCAGTCTGGCTGATCGATTATTGGGATCAAGGCACAGACGACGACCTTGTCATTTTGATCGACGCGCTTTCGGGCGAGTTTATTCCCATAAATCCTCCGACAGGTCCCCCGACTACGGCGAGATTCAATTTGGACGCTGCCAAGCAAGCAGCGCAAAACTGGGCTTCGGATGCGCAATTAGGAATGGTCGGTCAACATCAGGGTGATTTAACGCCTGACGGAAAAACGGAAACGTGGTTCTTTTATTACTTCTCAACCAGTTTAGATTCGGGGAAATTATTTTTCCTTTCAAATGGGCAGTTAATCGCAGAACGCGATCCTGACTGGCCACTACCGACAAGTAAGGCTCTCCCGAAAAATTGGATCGACAGTGATGCGGCAACGGCAGTTGCGGAAACAAATGGCGGGAGCGATTACAGAAATTCCAATAGCGACGTCTGGGTGACAGCAGGCGTGTCGAGAGGCTTTTATCCCCAGTTGCCCGATTCCGCCGCGTGGTGGATAGATTATTCTTCTTCCACTTCGGATCCCCTGTCGATTCTCATCGACGCAGTGACAGGCGAATTGATTAAACCTGATACTACAACTACTGAATTTACAGCACGTTACAGATTACAAGATGCGAATCAGGAAGCGCAAAACTGGGCTTCTGACGCTGTTTTAATTCATGTCGGTCCCGGGTCGCCATTGCCACCGGATGGCAAAAGCTCGATTTGGGCATATTCATATTATTCTCCGTCCCAAAACACAGGCCGAATTTTTTATGCCATGGTTGCCGGACCCATTTCAAGTGAAAATTTAAGCGCCCGACTGCCATCGAATGAAGCGCTGCCGGAAAACTGGATCGACAGCGACGTCGCCACGGCGGCAGCAGAAGCCAATGGCGGCAGTGCTTATCGCTCCCGAAATCCTAACGCAATAATGGTGGGAAATACTTCAAAAAATATGCTGGAATATTACGGCAGACCCTCAAAAGCGGTTTGGAGATTTGTTTACGGTTCTTACAGCGAAACAACCATGTTCATTTTTATCGATGCTGTTTCAGGCGCCCATCTCTCCACTAAAACAGACGTAGCAACTGATGCTCGCTTTAATCTTGAAGCGGCAAATTTCTGTGCTCAGGGATTTGCGCCAGACGCAGAATTAACATTCGTGATGAACAATACTGGCTCGTTAGATGAACAAGGCAGATCGTCGGATAGCTGGCTGTTTAGCTATTACTCTTCCAACAAAGATGATTTTATCAGCTATCAGATTATTGCGGGTCAGGTAGTTTTTGTTTATCCGTTCAACGGTAGCCCGTTTGCCTCCCAAGATGCTTTACCAACTAATTGGATGAACAGCAGTCAGGCCGTGTCTATTGCCGATGCTCATGGAGGCAGCGCTTATCGTGGCGAAAATGTACCTGTGCAAGGATTTTTGACAAAGAATTTTCAAAGCGAAAGTTACGACGTCCCTGCAGGGACCGCAGTCTGGCTAATTCAGTATCTTGATACGGATTTTTCCGTGTTGATAGATGCCGTCACCGGAGAAGTAATTTTACCTAGCGCCGTTACTTCAAAAAATGAACAAAAGATCGTTCCCGAAGATTATTCATTGAGTCAAAATTATCCCAATCCCTTCAATCCGGAAACAACCATCGAATACGGAATTCCCCGGGCTTCGAATGTTGAAATTACTATCTTTAATGTGCAGGGAGAAAAAATTGCCAATGTAATGCGAAACTTTCAGCAGCCGGGTTATCACAAAATTCGTTGGGACGGCAGAAACGAAAGTGGGAAACCAGTTGCCAGCGGCATTTATCTGTTTCAATTGAAAGCGAATGATTTCACAGCGGTGAAGAAAATGCTGCTTTTGCGATGA
- a CDS encoding ABC transporter ATP-binding protein, translating into MNKIEKSRLLEIRHLRAFFDSYEGTVKAVDDISYCVAEKEIVGVVGESGCGKSVMALSLLRLIPSPPGRIVCGEIFFRGVDLLKLPQKEMRKIRGNEISMVFQEPMTSLNPVFTVGDQIAEAISLHQHLSPKESLKKSIEMLRLVGIPNAEKRVREYPHEMSGGMKQRVMIAMALSCHPSLLIADEPTTALDVTIQAQILELMLDMRKRFGTAMILITHDLGVIAETAERVIVMYAGRIVERAGVKELFQNPAHPYTRGLLNSVPKLNAAKERKSKLSAIPGTVPNLIDLPQGCKFHPRCSQARPICQEKEPRLVEISPNHFSRCWLNQ; encoded by the coding sequence ATGAATAAAATCGAGAAAAGCCGCCTGCTTGAAATACGTCATTTGCGCGCGTTTTTTGACAGTTACGAAGGAACAGTTAAAGCCGTTGACGACATCAGTTATTGTGTGGCAGAAAAAGAAATCGTCGGCGTTGTCGGCGAATCCGGCTGCGGCAAGAGCGTGATGGCTTTGTCGTTGCTGCGATTAATTCCAAGCCCGCCGGGCAGAATCGTCTGCGGAGAAATTTTCTTCCGCGGAGTCGATCTGCTCAAATTGCCGCAAAAAGAAATGCGTAAAATTCGCGGCAATGAAATTTCCATGGTGTTTCAGGAGCCAATGACTTCCTTAAATCCCGTGTTTACCGTCGGCGACCAAATCGCTGAAGCGATTAGTCTGCATCAGCATCTTTCCCCAAAAGAGTCCCTCAAAAAAAGTATCGAAATGCTGCGTTTAGTTGGCATTCCCAACGCAGAAAAACGTGTTCGGGAATATCCCCACGAAATGAGCGGCGGCATGAAACAGCGCGTGATGATCGCCATGGCACTTTCCTGTCACCCGAGTCTGCTTATCGCTGACGAGCCCACTACGGCGCTGGACGTGACCATTCAGGCGCAGATTTTGGAGTTGATGCTGGACATGAGGAAGAGATTCGGAACAGCTATGATTTTGATCACTCACGATTTGGGCGTGATCGCAGAGACTGCGGAACGCGTGATTGTGATGTACGCCGGCAGGATCGTGGAGCGCGCCGGAGTGAAAGAACTATTTCAAAATCCGGCTCATCCGTACACGCGCGGATTGCTCAATTCGGTTCCGAAATTAAACGCTGCAAAAGAGCGAAAATCCAAATTATCTGCAATTCCCGGCACAGTTCCCAATTTGATCGATTTGCCGCAAGGCTGCAAATTTCACCCTCGCTGCTCACAAGCCCGACCCATTTGTCAGGAAAAAGAACCCCGATTAGTGGAAATCTCGCCAAATCACTTTTCCCGTTGCTGGTTGAATCAGTAA
- a CDS encoding sigma-54-dependent Fis family transcriptional regulator, which produces MSTKKPILVIDDDEMILELMQDVLRHQNLEAIVADNGLEGIRKFSEYEPDIVFLDFKMPHMDGIETMENIIKIDPAAYVIIFTSHADVDTAVEAMKKGAYDYIIKPVDLKKISLIVDRIKRSKTLHEEKTVLQNRLDQLFGKSNFIGVSTQIQQIAEQIDQVSGTDSTVLITGESGTGKELVANALHYSSKRKTKKFVKVNCAALAETVIESELFGHEKGAFTSAITRRIGRFELANEGTIFLDEIGEIPLSTQVKLLRVLENHEFERLGGNDTIKVDIRVIAATNRNLEKLVDQGKFREDLFYRLNVINIHLPPLRERKKDIPVLADHFLKKFATEMNKPLQKFSRRALQILESYAWPGNVRELVNTIERSVVFCKGKILTEKDLPYNFGSNGKSGKISLQLSSYSLTDAEKILIQKTLQETKGNLKRAAELLKISRGTLYSKLEKLNIPRP; this is translated from the coding sequence ATGTCGACGAAAAAACCGATTTTAGTGATCGACGACGATGAAATGATATTGGAATTGATGCAAGATGTACTCAGGCATCAAAATTTAGAGGCTATTGTTGCGGACAATGGACTGGAAGGAATCAGAAAATTCAGTGAGTACGAGCCTGATATCGTTTTTCTTGATTTCAAAATGCCACACATGGACGGCATTGAAACAATGGAAAACATTATTAAAATTGACCCGGCCGCTTATGTGATCATTTTTACCAGCCATGCTGATGTGGACACAGCAGTCGAAGCGATGAAAAAAGGCGCGTATGACTACATTATTAAGCCAGTTGACCTGAAAAAAATTTCTTTAATCGTCGACCGCATAAAAAGATCAAAAACGCTGCATGAAGAAAAGACCGTCTTGCAGAATCGATTGGATCAGCTTTTCGGCAAAAGCAATTTCATCGGCGTCAGCACGCAAATTCAACAAATCGCAGAGCAAATCGACCAGGTCTCCGGAACAGACTCCACCGTGCTGATCACCGGAGAGAGCGGAACAGGGAAAGAGCTTGTCGCCAATGCTTTGCACTATTCGAGCAAAAGAAAGACCAAAAAATTCGTAAAAGTAAATTGCGCGGCGCTGGCGGAAACTGTGATTGAAAGCGAACTTTTTGGTCATGAAAAGGGCGCGTTCACTTCTGCCATCACCAGACGTATCGGCAGGTTTGAACTGGCAAACGAAGGCACGATTTTTCTCGATGAGATTGGCGAAATTCCCCTGTCCACACAAGTAAAACTACTACGCGTGCTGGAGAACCACGAGTTCGAGCGCCTGGGCGGAAACGATACGATCAAGGTAGACATTCGCGTTATCGCCGCGACCAATAGAAATCTGGAAAAACTAGTTGACCAGGGGAAATTTCGCGAAGATCTATTTTATCGCCTCAACGTGATCAACATTCATCTGCCGCCGCTGCGCGAACGCAAAAAAGACATCCCGGTTCTCGCCGATCATTTCCTGAAGAAATTTGCCACGGAAATGAACAAACCGCTGCAAAAATTTTCCCGCCGCGCACTGCAAATTCTGGAATCGTACGCCTGGCCAGGAAACGTGCGCGAATTGGTGAATACCATCGAGCGTTCTGTGGTTTTCTGCAAAGGTAAAATTCTCACCGAAAAAGACCTGCCCTACAATTTCGGCAGCAACGGGAAAAGCGGCAAAATCTCGCTGCAACTTTCTTCCTATTCCCTGACCGATGCGGAAAAAATTCTTATCCAAAAAACGCTGCAAGAAACAAAAGGAAACTTGAAACGCGCCGCGGAATTGCTAAAAATCAGCCGCGGAACGTTGTACAGTAAATTGGAAAAACTCAATATTCCCAGACCGTGA